In the Mesorhizobium sp. J428 genome, one interval contains:
- a CDS encoding DUF411 domain-containing protein, with amino-acid sequence MLRLAVFTATALISQAAWAAGQMEVLKSASCGCCVSWGKHMREAGFTVTERDLPLADLNAAKAEAGLKPGQTSCHTARINGYVIEGHVPVREVTRLLVERPEAIGLTVPDMPYGSPGMGDAANADPYDVLLMKRDGATEVYASYP; translated from the coding sequence ATGCTGCGGCTCGCAGTTTTCACCGCGACTGCACTGATCAGCCAAGCCGCGTGGGCGGCGGGGCAAATGGAGGTTCTGAAATCTGCTTCTTGCGGCTGCTGCGTCTCGTGGGGCAAGCACATGCGAGAGGCAGGATTCACAGTTACTGAGCGGGACCTTCCGCTGGCAGATCTCAACGCGGCGAAGGCCGAAGCGGGCCTGAAGCCAGGACAAACGTCGTGTCATACCGCGCGGATCAACGGCTACGTCATCGAGGGCCACGTTCCTGTGCGCGAGGTGACGCGACTGCTCGTGGAGCGGCCGGAGGCAATCGGGCTGACGGTACCCGACATGCCCTACGGCTCGCCTGGCATGGGCGACGCGGCCAACGCTGATCCCTACGACGTGCTGCTGATGAAGCGGGATGGCGCGACCGAGGTTTACGCAAGCTATCCTTAG
- a CDS encoding (2Fe-2S)-binding protein — translation MRITLNRQTAELPRELAEEPLLFVLRDHFGLNGPRFGCGVGSCGACTVVIDGEAQRSCVYATAAADGRQVLTLEGLAEGDSLHAVQQAWIEESVPQCGYCQNGQIMTAFALLAARPDATAAEIEEVMDGVLCRCGTQARIRKAVARAQSVLAGGA, via the coding sequence TTGCGCATCACCCTCAACCGCCAGACGGCGGAATTGCCCCGCGAACTGGCCGAAGAGCCACTACTCTTCGTGCTTCGGGATCATTTCGGACTGAATGGCCCACGCTTCGGTTGCGGCGTCGGATCGTGCGGCGCCTGCACGGTCGTCATCGATGGCGAGGCACAGCGCTCCTGCGTCTATGCCACGGCGGCGGCAGACGGCCGTCAGGTGCTGACGCTGGAAGGACTCGCAGAAGGCGACAGTCTGCATGCGGTCCAGCAAGCCTGGATCGAGGAAAGCGTGCCGCAGTGCGGCTATTGTCAGAACGGCCAGATCATGACCGCGTTCGCGCTGCTGGCTGCCCGGCCGGATGCCACGGCGGCAGAGATCGAGGAGGTCATGGACGGGGTCCTCTGCCGCTGCGGCACGCAGGCACGCATCCGCAAGGCGGTGGCGCGGGCGCAATCTGTATTGGCGGGAGGCGCGTGA